The genomic region GTGTGTTGTGATGCTGTTGAGGTCTGTCTGCGCTCAGCCCTCTGACCTTGTCCACTCTTTCTTCTGACCTTGTCCCTCCGACAGGTGAAGCCGCTCATATGGATCGAGAGCGTGATCGAGAAGTTCTCCCACAGCCGGGTCGAGATCAAGGTGAAGGTAATGACGAATGATGCGCAAGCGTAAACACGGAACATCGACATGTGGCTTGTTCCCCACAAAAGACCATCTTTGGGCTTTGCACGCTTGAACGTTTTGGAATGGcatttgtttgtctttgcaGGCTCGTAGTCAGTTTAAGAGCAGGTCAACTGCCAACAATGTGTCCATTTTGGTGCCAGTGCCCAGTGATGCCGACTCACCAAAGTTCAAGACCAGCACAGGCACTGCCAAGTGGTTGCCCGAGAAGAATGTGGTGCAGTGGAACATCAAATCTTTCCCCGTTCGTGCACAACTCTCTTTCAAATCCATGACGTGCCTTCAAAAAGAAATCATTTCCAAAACGATTTTCATTTCAGCAAactcttttgtgtttgtgtctgaAGGGTGGCAAGGAGTACCTGATGCGGGCGCACTTTGGCCTACCCAGTGTGGATAGCGATGAGTTGGACGCCAAACGACCAATCTTGGTTAACTTTGAGATCCCCTATTTTACTGTGTCTGGCATTCAGGTGTGAGTCGATGTTAGTAAACAATATCTTTGACCTTTATTTGCGCTCAATTGACTTTGTTTGTGCTACCTACCCAGGTGCGTTACCTAAAGATTATAGAAAAGAGCGGTTACCAGGCCTTGCCTTGGGTGCGCTACATCACACAAAGTGGAGGTAAGAAGTCAAATAGTTGGCAAAGTTTGTATTTGATTCATTAGATCGGCAGCATcactgtctttcttttcaccTTTGCCTAAGGAGCGTAATTATTGAGTATTTGATTTAGTGAGCCAGCCGGCACGAGTGTAAATCTTTTGAAAGGATGTGCCAGAGTAATGACGGGGACAAAAGGTACGTCCGTGTTAATGCTTTGCCGTTCCATCTCTTGGCAGATTACCAGCTGCGGACAAACTaaagggcgggcgggcgggcggccgaaGATGCTGCCGGACGAATGGCTCTCTGTGTCGTCCTCTCCTGTCCCTCCCTTTACCGTGTTCCCTTTTAAATGTCTAAATGTATGAATTTCCATTCTTTTGTACTTTTTTCAGTAAGAGCAGTCGATCAATGGCAGCCAGTGGATGAACAAATGACCAAGCATTTGCCTCATGTATTTCATCATCATGGAAAcctttagcattttttttatccggttgtttttaaatttgaatctACTTTTTTGTACTTAAAGCTCTTTTACTCTCCGAGGCAGAATCCCTGTATTTTATGTGTTTTGTCGCTGTACTATCATCAGCCCTCGCTCGCACTGTGAACATAATCCTCAGTCAAGTGAACCTAACGCCAGCCAGCAGGTCAATGATTAATTAGTGATTGTATTGCCTGAGACCGTGGcttgcaggcaggcaagcaggcaggcaggcaggcagggtaaTATTGCACCACCCCGCAGAGCTCGTAACCTTGTCCTTGTGCTCCAAATCCATTTGCAGCTTTCAACAGGCTGAATGCAGAAAGAACCCTAGACTGCTTGCTAGTCAGTCACAGGGGCAAATAGTGACAAGGATCATTCACACCATCATTGAAAGAGAAGTAAACCACTGTAGCTCAGGCAATGGCGAATTGGGTCTGGTTTGCCTGTTTACTATTTGTTTGCCTCGGGCCAATAAAAACGATCAAACCCCACTTTTGACCTTTGTGTGAGTGCATGCAggtgtgtgttagtgtgtgtgcgcatgcgtgcTTATGTGTGTAACAAAAGAGCTTGGTGCTAACCTGTGCCAGCCCCTGCAGGCCACCGCCTTGTGCACTggacctccttttttttttttttttttttggtcctcagCATAACAATACTTCACTGTGTGACTCTTTTGTGTGGGAGCAGCATATGCAGAGACTGATAACAGCAAAACTAAAATGGCTTCAAAGGCTTTTGGCAAGCCCTCACCCAACCCCAacaatctaatgagatccaatacCAGAGCTGTGGCAAATTAATTGATTATTCTAATTTTTCGGATGTTAGCATAAGAACCATTTCCGCTCGCCATCCACGGCACAGCACCCTGGTTGAAAAGTGTGCTTTTGAACTAGAGTTAAGTTTTCAAAATGGATGAAACTAgagttaaggtttcaaagtaggatttTTAAACCAGAGTTAGGCTTTTAAAGTAAGGGCTCAAATTGGGTTAGCTTTTCAAATCAGGGTTTGGATTTCAAAGGAGGGATGGAGGTTTTCAACTAAGGTTACAGTTTCAAAGTTGGGTTATGGCTTGAGTCTATCTCCAGACCTGCAGAGGGCAGAAAAAAATATAGCAATTCACCAACCTTCCTGTCAGATGccagggacggacggacagacggacggccaTGTTGCCTGCAGACCACTATCAAAGCAAAGAAGGGAAAGCCTCTTCATGAAAGAAGACAAgccaagaaaagaaaagaaaagaaaaggaatcCAAAGAGAGTCCTCAGTTCCTGGTCACACGCAACAGGTAGGCAATGCGCTTGGATGCATGCTTCTAAGTTTGCTTCATGCTTagtttgtttcaaatgtttgctttgtttgaaatgtttgcttTGAGCTACAAACTGTGTTTATCTTAACTTGGAGTGGCTCAATCCGTTTGTACTTACTTATGCTTCATAATTTAGTGAACTTAGGGTTGAGCACTACAAAGTCCTAGCAGCTATTGATTGAGTCATCATTTTGCATCTATGGACCACCTTGCTGGTGTCTTCAATTAACCTAATCTGCATCTTTTTGGAATGCAAGCGAAAGAATGATGTAGCtagagaaacacacacacacaggaaggccacagTTGATATTCAAACGTCAGAAGTGTGAGACAGATAGCCTGACAACTAGAGCCCCATGCTGCTGAATTAACAAGTACATCTCTTGTTTCCTCTTGATTTTTATTGTACCACATACAAAAGAATTTAGCAGTGCAATTCTAAATGAATGATTAACAGACAATGACATATGTTAAAGCAATCACAGGATGTGCTTGTTTCTGTAGAAGCATCTCACGGCCTGCCATTTTGCCTTGTTCTGTTGACCGATCCCATTTTTTCCAACGGGAGACGAGGCAGTTTGTTAATAGTTTACCTTTTCTTTCTGTTTTGTCATCGCTGTGCTCTTTAATTTCATATGAGATTAGCCAGACTCGAGGTAGTTTCTCCGCGAGCCCGGTGGTCCATATGTCCGGAGATGGTGAAGATGTTGAAAATGGTGTCGACAAACCTTCGCCCGTGTCGCGTTCTCTCAAGCAGGAAGACGGCCAGAGAGTAAATTCCAAGGCCCGCAACGGCGGCCCCTCCTCCAGTCAGCAACACCACGCCAGATATGTACATATCGTTGAGCGCTTGTCCGGGTTTAGGCATGTGGTTCACCAGGGCCAGATGCAGTAGAACCGCTCCGCAAATGAGCAGGGACAGCCCAGCGATCAAAACCACCAGGAAATCCGACAATCCTCCGCTTTTGAGCATGTCGATCTGCCGTCGGCTGCGAATGCAATTCATGTCCTGTACGGCCGAGCTGAGCAGTTGTTTGAGCAAAACCCCCAAGGCGAGCAGGCAAAGGGCCGTGCCGGCGCCCAGCCGCCATTCGCTGGACAcgctggtggtggtggagaGGAGGCCCACGCCTCCCAGCCCGCAGCCCACGATGAGAAAGACGGCGATGGAATAGCACAGCAGAGACTTGCCGGGTTCTCGGAACCACCACAGCTCCACTTGTTCCTCCAGGATGCCGTGCTGAATTTGAATTGGGTCGGCGGGACCGTGGAGGCCCATTTCGGGGCCCCACGGTCTCCTCAGGGGGGGCATATGGTCCAGTTCAGGCATCTTGCTGCCACTCCCAGCCTGATGAatatggccgccgccgccgccgccaccacagaggataaagaatccaCTTAAGAATCCTTTCAAGCCGTGTCACCTCCGCTGACAGCTGGCGCAAAGTCCAGGGGTTTGAACCGGGGGAACGTTAACCTCGAGGCCTCCCGGCTCTCTTGAGAGGGTTTGCCGTGGGAATAAGAGGCAATGCTGTGTATGTCTAGAAAGCACTTGGCTGTGTATTATTGTTTTGCCCGTGGCAGCGCTTTTCCAGTCAATTCAGGTCCCGAGCCGGAAGAAAGGCCGGATCCTCCTTCACCTCGGTGCTCGCTTGCATGAATACAATTTGCAAACGGAGGGCCACATCACCTGGAAGAAAAGGCAGACTGCTTTGACACATTTCAACCTTGTAAGCATTGAAGGTATTCTGAACACCGACCCAATGAGCTCATGTGTGCAACCTCGCAGTTAGGTGTAACGCGTTGACTTCTCCAGGGCCACGTTTTCAGTCGTGTTGACTTTTGGGAGAACAGTGGCATCATATAGTTCTGCTCTAGACATTCAAATGAATTGTTCCTTGCTGCTTTCATCCAATCATTCCGTTAGGCTGTTTAAAACCAATATCCAACCATGTCTTCCCTTAAGAGGCGTATAAATGAGTCCCGCAGTACAGTCGTGTCAACTCTAGTCAATTTAATAGTGTCCACAATGTTGTTGTCATCCAAATGTGTCTAAGCATGCATCCTGAAGGTTATGGCTGTCAGCAGCTCCTCTTTAAAaagctgccagccagccagccagccagccagcagcagcagcagcttcctTTCTATCAAAGTCAGCACGCTCACACGTCCCGACAAAAGCTGACAGGATTCACTCTTGTCACATCCTGTGGCGGAAAATCCAATTCAGCAGTATCAAAACTCCACGCTCTACAAACAGATCACATTCAAACCTACACACAATTTTCAGCCTTTCGTTGATCTGAACAAAAGATAACAATGAATATGAACCAGTGGGACGGGGGGCTCTGTAACAACATTTCGTTTCTAGTGCATTCATGTTGGGTCATTAATTAATCCCAGATGGTCTGAGCGTGGCGTCACTTGGCGCTCGCTATAAAAACAGAACAGTGAGTCAGGTGTGATCCTGTCACGGTTGTGGAGGAGAAATCGTAGGACTGGAGCGTACTAAATACTCTTCCGCAACTGAACCAGAGTCCCTCGAAGCGGCAGAGAATGAAAGAATTGACGACAGGCTGCCTTTGTTATGCAAATGACTTAAAGAGTTTTATGATGGAAAAACATAAACCTCAAACATAAAGCAGCCCAATCTTTATGGTTCATTGTCTGCCTCTTGGAAGTGCTTAGCCCTGCAAGGTCACCTAAAAGAGCTGTggcataaaataaatacataaaggaaaaggggggaaaaaaaaaaaaaaaaaaacaccggaGTGGACTCCAATTACCTGGGAAGCTTTGGGACTCTGGTATTCCCTCCTCTCTTATGTTGGCCCTGAATTCATTCCACTGGCCATTAGTGTCTCATTTTATTGTTGATACTTTGTTCCTGCAAGATTGGTTGTCTGGCAATATGCTAATCAGATTATCGCTCAGCAAAATAGCGTTTAACAATGCTAGCAGAAACATCCAGAGGGACTAAGGGAGGTACACTGCACATTTTGAGCCTTTTGCTCACGTAggtgtgaatgaatgaatgaatgaatgaatgaatgaatgaatgaatgaatgaatgaatgaatgaatgaatgaatgttttgaacatgaagaaagaaaagacagaCAGTCAAAGCAATTTCAAAAAGAAAACATCAGTGACAATTgtagaaaaaaatggaaatggaaCACAGCTGAACAGATGTGTTTTGGGCATGTAAGGAAGGCCATCTTGTGATCTCAAACGCTGTCTCTAGATTTAGAATGCCGTCAATACCCGTCTGGCATTCCAGATCATGCGAAAGGGAAACAATAGAGGAGGATCTCtttctgtgtatttttttttatgataggGTTGAGCTGAAGTGAAGGCTAGTCCACCAGGTGATGTTTTGCCGTGGTGACAAAGCAACACACTCGTCTCTTTCTGTCTCCCCTTTTTTACCTTTAGTCAGTCATTGATTCTCTTGGCATCTCtgcaggcgaggcgaggcaaggcgaggcgaggcaaggcgaGGGGTCAGGGTTGGCTCCATCTGTCTATGTGATAGGCACTGGTGCCAAGTGCcacagggagagagagagagagagaggaggaggagggaaagcTTGGATGGGTATGGAAGGGTAACAAATGTTTGAAGCTCCGGACTGTGGACAGTGCTAAAACTCCGTGTCCTTGTTGGTTGCAAAGACTatatcctttatttttttaaacgacCACAATGGATAGGCAAGGCAGCCACAATGGTCTGGTCAATCTGGTTCATCTTTTCAATTTATGGCCCAACATCACCTCAATCTGCCCAGGACCTCCACACAACCATTTGTCCATTTGTGCTTATCTGGCCCGCCTTCCACACCTTTCATTCTTTCTTCGGCCTCACTCCATCCAGCAGTTCTCTTCATCCCCCAGCTTCTTATCTCTCCTGTCCGCTTAGGAGTTGCGGTGTCGCAAGGAGAGACCTGTGTGCCCGTGCTTCAGCGTAATTCAGCGTGACACAAAGCCCTTGTGGCATTATATGCTCGCATCAAACACGTTCAGTGTTGTGACGTTGACATGGCTTTTCCCGTGACCGATGGACATCGTCGTAATCAAGCGGGATTCATACCAAAACGCAATCTGTCATTTGCCAAGTCCTTATTTAAGAATCCCGCTTCCCCTAGTGGTGTAGCCTTGCCTAGTCCAGTCTTTAAGCCTCGTGTAACTTAGCTCATCTTCATATCCACTTCCAAACAcctttcatttgttttcattaagtTTTCCTTTATTCCGGCGCCCgtcccagcagtctttgggcaggctagaccctgaactggtcgccagccattcACAGTCCATTCGAGCAGTAAACCTTGATCTGACTCGAGTCCTACTGCAGTCTCTGCTGCAATATCCGCCGCATCAGCTATGTAAATGATATGACATCATATACCAGCGTGACACAGTGTAAGCCAGCCATGACAACAAAGAACAAAGAAACACAACATGACGCAGTAAAGCAAAGAGAACAATAGCGGGCGTAAGTCTGTTTCATCGTTGATAGATCCTGGGGTTTGGGTCTCCAATCAGACCGCGGTATTTGGAGTTTCTCCCGAGATGAAGAAAAGGGTTGGCAACAACAACAGCTTTACGACTGCTCTTAAAATGACCGAGTACTAAACCCAACAGTTATCATAAAAGTTGAGAGCTGCAATAAATATTGGCGAATGGACAGACGCAGCAATGTAGATAAAGTAAAGATCACAATAAGTTCTGATGGGGTCATGACCAGCGACCTAGCGCATGTGCACCATCCAACTCCAAACTCTGCCTATCTCACCAATAAGAGTTGCCAGCCGCTTCACACTCAACGCGTTTTCTTTTGACTCTTTTCTCCTTGGCTCTGTGACCGGAGGCACTATCACATGTTGTTTTCAGCCTGACTTGCTTTCTCGTCGTCTTTGGCCACGTCTGGGTAgagttttatttgttgttgttttttttcttttctttttccataGACAGTTCAGATGATTGAACTTTGTTCCTAGATAAGTTGTGTGCCTGACGTATCTGAACAGAGTGGCAGGCCCAAAGAGTTCATGCCTGGGCACATTATTGACCTGTTCCAATCACAATAACTTCCACTGTCTGTGGTTTATACATAAGGCAGTGAAACTCACCTCAGTGCGTATGTACAGCATATGAGGAGGTCGTCATCTAGTTTGCATGAAAATTGTGAGCCATCCCACAAGTGCAAAGGTTAGGCTATGATTCAGTATCGCTGTGTTTTAGCCACCGGGCTCAAGAGAAGTACATTCAAATATTTGGTGGTTATTCTTTTCTCAAATTTAAACCGTTTCCCATTTAAAGGCAACAAGAATCTATTAAAATAGCTTCTACCTCTCCTTTAAACTACAAtctaaaaataatacaaactgATGTTCGTTTTTGCCATTAATAGGATGCTTGCTATACGTAGTATATACGGTGTATGAACTTCATATAAGTTGTCAACGGTTAAAATAGAAGAAAACCTGATGTCTTGATCTTTTTCCGAGTTAATAATAGTCATCCTTACTGTGCGCTCAGCAGATGCGTGTCATTCTCCCGTGCGTGATCGGAgcgtcctttcctttcctttccgtcCGCCGATTGCATCCAGGTGTATCTGCGGTTGGCAAGtgacggcggcggcagcagcagcagcagctggccGTGGGTGCTcgaatgcatgcatgcatgcatgcattcgAGCCTTCATAGATTGAAAAGGAGCTCCGATTTGTGAGCTGTttccgcgtgtgtgcgtgcaccagCACAGCAACGGGCGCGACTCTGCGCGACTCTGCTGCAGGGATGGCAGAGCAGAGcgaagcgaggcgaggcgaggcgaggcacggGACTTGAGTGGGAGGGGACACGGTCGGCGTGGTCGACCTCTGCACCGACGCAACTTCTCGGGATCTCACGGCTCTGCCTTTCTGTGATACTCAATTTACACGGCACTTTTACTCTTCAAGCATTCATTTGATatagcacttttttttctttttaaacagaAATGTGCAAACGAATGATTTGATATTGATATTGGCCTCCAGCAACTTGATTGGGTGCACAATATACAGttataaaagaaaaagagaaaatgtgtACAATacatgttaaaaataaaaatagccacAACCATGAACAGGACAAGCAATGTTGAAAATGGTTGGTTGGATggctaaataaaaataatgcctTTTCGCAATGATCATCTTCAAAAAGCTCTCAAATGCCATCTTAGTACTGTATGTGATTTCTAAAAGAATAAACATatcaattgtttttgtttctgatgCCTAGAATCGGCCGTAGTGCATTGGCCTAATATAGATGAAGTTACAAACATGCAagttggtcaaatatttttcaaatctccCATTCTTCATGTTCAATACTTCCATCCTCAACAGGGCCAGGCCACGTTCCAAATTTAGATTGTTTCATTCACCCACAGCTAACCGTTTACGCGTTGAAGCGCTACCACAGTACGCCACGCGCACAGATCAGTATTATTTATAGACCAAAGCCAGAAGAACTTGTGAGAACCTGTGATTGCGTTGATTGGATGCAATAGTCGGCGCCGCGTGAGTCATTGAACCAAGGCTACATTCTACCGACTCTGTCGACAAAAGGGGTCACGGTGACTTGTTTTTCGCCATGTTCCTGTTCTGAGCTGCCATTCTTTTCTCTGGGCAATCCCTCCGGCGGCAAAACTCCATCTGTGTAGATTACACCCCGAGCACCGTTCCCAAAAAGGGGCAGTGCTCTTGTGAACAGATGTTCAGCAGTCTGTTCATTCTGGTAGCGAGGTTGGCAAATACGTACATTTCAAAGTGAAGTGTTGGACTGAAAGGATGTACTTTTACTTTTAGATCAACATCTCCAGCATTTAGGTTGTGTATTGAAAGAAAGCATCGGCATATTTCAGTGAAGCTggtgcagccagccagccagccagccagccagaagATGATGGCCCCGTGAAAATGATCACCTTGGGGCCcagcacaaaaacaacaaattgaAAAGGAGCAGGGGCATTTCAATAAATTCTAATTAGAGGGAGCCACAAAGCAATCTAGCAACAGAGCAGCTGCTTCACTCCAAGCAAATCTTTATTCATGAATGTAcaaatgcacgcacgcacgcacgcacgcatacgaGCCACACATATTTATGTTTATGTTGCGTCATATCGTTGGAAACTCAGCAGTTCTATTTGCATGTCCTACAATTGGCTTTTCCGGTGGACGCATTTTTATGCGTCTGTATTTCATGATGAAAACACAAGCTAGCACAGAGCACACTACGTGAACGAGACAAGGGACTTTGTGGCAAAGGATCCGTCCGACTCGTAAGAAAACTTGTGATGAATGGCCAAAGTTTGGGACAATATTGATGCAGTGTGCTATCGAGCTGCTCTGCACAACCATGTTTCATTGCTTAAAGAGGCTGATTTAATGGACTTCTTGGTGCCAGAATCAATTCCAACATTATCGGGTATTCTTTTGTGCTCATTTTCTGCCTTTAGGTTACTTTTTACACAAGGCTATGCATTCACTTTGCTCGTGATGTATTATTGCTCAGAGGGGTTGTAAAAGTGGACAATGAAGCTAGTTAAGTGCAAGACCATTTAGATTACAAATATGTTTACGATGAATAGCTGCATGCATTTTCTCTTATTGGGGGTATGACCATTCAAACTTATGGTGGCTCTGGTTATGTGACATGGCAAGTACTGGACTTGGGAGCCAattgctggggggggggggggagcaacgAAGTGGATATAGTGGTGGTAGAAATAGGGCAGCGACATCCTAATGCGCTGCTGTACAGTACAACATGTACCTGGCTTTTCAGTGCAAAAGAAACTCAAAGGAGAAACACAATTTGCTGCCTGGTCATCGTGAAGATAGGGGCAGGGAAGATAAATGAGAGGACAATGAGGCAGTGAGGGAGGTCATTATTTAGAGGGCTAGACTCAAGGTGGGAGATAAAGGTTGAAGGGGAGTGGCCAATGAGAGAGTGACAGACTGAAACAGAGATACACATGTGCCAAGAGAAGGAAAACAAGGCATCTAAAAGGTGACAAACGGTGCTTCAGGTCGAGAAAAGGGCTGAACGAAATAAGAAAAGCAACAATCGCATGATTGATCTCTCGTTACCCCCACAGCAGTACACACATGACAACGACAAGTGTCGTCATCATGCTTCATCCTCAAAATGAGATTAGGTCCACATCAACACTGATGAGAGGTGATGTCAAAGCGCATTTCCCTTAGAAATTCTGTGAATGGCCTTTCCTCTGTCAAAGAAAGCTGGCCACCCTGCAATGCATCGCTTAATTTGTTTCTTCACTTCTAATCAGTGTCAGGATGGAGaaaaaaggaaggaagcaagAGAAGGGAGCATTGAAAAAAGagtaagggaggggggaggattTGCATATCCCATTTAAAAGAACAGAGAGAACTTTGCATCAAATACATTTGCCTTCATTGCATCAACTTTGGCATCCTATTATTTAgtgattattgttattgttgttcccattgaaacattttctttttg from Syngnathus scovelli strain Florida chromosome 10, RoL_Ssco_1.2, whole genome shotgun sequence harbors:
- the LOC125974435 gene encoding transmembrane protein 125, with product MPELDHMPPLRRPWGPEMGLHGPADPIQIQHGILEEQVELWWFREPGKSLLCYSIAVFLIVGCGLGGVGLLSTTTSVSSEWRLGAGTALCLLALGVLLKQLLSSAVQDMNCIRSRRQIDMLKSGGLSDFLVVLIAGLSLLICGAVLLHLALVNHMPKPGQALNDMYISGVVLLTGGGAAVAGLGIYSLAVFLLERTRHGRRFVDTIFNIFTISGHMDHRARGETTSSLANLI